CTCCATTTTCCTCTAAAACCAATAAAGAGCTTCCTTTTTCTAGCTCTCCAATTACTTCTGAATTTTCACTTTTATCTTTTCTTAAGTTTACTTTATCAGCGTTAGTATATCCTACCCCTTCAGATATATCTACATATCTAGTAGCTAACCAACCTTCGCCATCTTCAACTTTAACTTTAACCCATTCTCCTTGGATTCCTAAAACTGTAAATTCGTCTCCAGAATAAGCTATATTTTGAACTTGACCTTCTTCTCTTATCTTTATAGCTACTCCATCTTTTATTCTTGCAACTTTATATTTTACTTCTTTATATTCGCCTAAATTTAATTCAGTATTTGTTTTATCATCTTTATTTTGAGATGAATCATTTATTTCATCCGCATTTACAATTGAACTTATTGATAATGCCATAACTGATGCAAATACTGGTATTAATATCTTTTTCTTCACGATAAACCTCCTAAAATTTTCCCATAATTATCTTATGATTCTATTTTGTAGGTGAAGTGTACCTAAGGATAAAATACTAATACACAATACATTAATAAAAGCTCTATCTGTAACTTTTTTGTAAACCTCTTTATATAACTTTTATAGTATCATTATATTAATAAATAATAATTAATTAGCTTATCCAATATGTCACCTAAATATACATTATTTATTTAATTATATAATAGGAGTTTGTAAAAGTAAAGAATTTTGTACCTTTTGAAGCTAAAGCACGCATAAATATTGTTTTATGTGTTTTTTTGTGCGTTTTTATGTATCGTATATTTTTTAATAAAACTTCTATAAAGTTAGAAATATAGTGAATTTTTTAACTTGTTGTAAATAAAAAGTCACACATGTAAAAGTGACTTTTAGATTATAGTTTTTTCTAAATTTACTTATGGTTCTGTTAATATATTATAAAATTCTACAACAATCTCAATTCTATCAGAATCTTTAGGAGTTAATCCTATACTTTCACAGTTTTCTTTATGATCTCTTCTCATACCTTCAGGAGCATCTGCATATGTAAATGGTATAGTTGAAACTGACATAGAAAAAATGCCTCCTGTAACTTTTACATCTTTAGGCAATATATTCAAATCAATGATACTAGTTAAGCTAATCTTTAAAAAAGTAATAGAAGATAATAAGCATAAAATTAACGCTATTAAAATACCATTTTTATATTTTTCATTAAACATATCCATTATTCTTTTTTTAATATCAGATTGTTTATGTAATCCAGCCACAAATTTATTTGAAATATTTGAACCTCTTCTCATTGCATTTATAATTGTTAGAGCATAATCTTGTTTTTCTTCTTCACTACGGTTCTTTAAAACTCTTTCATCACAGTAAAGTTCACAATCTAAATCTATATGTTTATCCATTATATATATAAATGGATTAAACCAATATACTATTTTTAAAAACAGCATCATATACTTTAAGCAAAGGTCTTTACTTTTAAAATGCATAAGTTCGTGTCTAAAAATCCAATTGAGTTCTTTTAAATTATAGTCATGTGGTGGTAAAAGCACACATGAATTAAAAAATGCTGGTGTTTCAACTTCATAAGAATATTTTAATTTTATATCTTTTGTTATATTAAATTCCTTTAATATATC
This sequence is a window from Clostridioides difficile. Protein-coding genes within it:
- a CDS encoding M56 family metallopeptidase codes for the protein MSNLILNGIFRTVIVSSLSIFLILIFKKNVFKRFSKKFNYYIWLIVVIKLLLPFTYYTFTINILRTKKNININNINLEGFNNISTLKNSILLYAWITTVVVYLIYTIFKYIKLKNLINDLSYDVEDEEMINLYKDILKEFNITKDIKLKYSYEVETPAFFNSCVLLPPHDYNLKELNWIFRHELMHFKSKDLCLKYMMLFLKIVYWFNPFIYIMDKHIDLDCELYCDERVLKNRSEEEKQDYALTIINAMRRGSNISNKFVAGLHKQSDIKKRIMDMFNEKYKNGILIALILCLLSSITFLKISLTSIIDLNILPKDVKVTGGIFSMSVSTIPFTYADAPEGMRRDHKENCESIGLTPKDSDRIEIVVEFYNILTEP